AAATTTTCTCACGAAAAGAAGCAAAATATCTTCATCCAGATGAGAAACTTGCTGCTGATAATACATTCATTAGTTGGTTTGAGTTAGTTCAAAAAAATGTTTGGCTCTGTTATAGAATACTCGATGAAATCGTCGCTGTTAAGAAAGGTGAAGATAAAAATTACAAAAATAAACCTCTACATATCCTTATTCCAGATAATCGTGTTCGTAACGCTATGCTGCGAAGTATTTTTCAAACCAAACAAATATTTAATGCCTACCATGATAAAAAGATGCAATTAAAAGCAAGTATCGTAAGAAAAACGCAACAATATACTCAAGCTATTGATAATATTATTACTGATGAAGACTTAACTATTGCTCAACGTGAACGAATACATAGTAGACTAAAAATTAGTTTTCCTTTCAACACCATCACTACGCAAGAATTCGATAAATTCAGCCAATACGAAACTGAATATTTGCACACAAAAGCCAATAGTATTTTCGGCAAAGATAATAATCAAAAAAAGTGATCAATTTTTTTCTGTCGTTTTTTTCCTCGTACGTTTCGTTTAGGGGGTTCAACGCGTGCATAACTAAAACCCCAATCTTTCATCATGTCAAAGGCATTACTTGTAATTGCAGGCGAAGCCATAATTCCAGTTACTTTATCTATTCCTTTGTCCAGTTTTACTTTCTCAACATAACGCCGAAGCTGCGTGACTGCTGCAAGTCCTGCAGTATATCTCTTACATTCAACTATCGCAAGTGTGCCGTCGCCTAGATGTCCAAATACATCAATAAATCCATATTTCGTGTGTTCTTCTCGACTAAGTGGCTGAAAATCTGGTCGTACAAGTGTTGGTTGATCACGGATCATATCGCTCATTTCCGCTTCATTGCCTGAAAGGTCTTGTTTTTGTCCATCTTCAAGTCGCTGCGAAAATAAGTCATAAACTTTAGTAATTTCTACATCTATTTCATCTTCCTTGCAACTTGCTCGAAAAAGAATATATTCATGTTCAACCCCATATTCCAAATTAAAACTCACTTGAGCTGGCGGCCGTAGATAATTAATAGGATTACCTCCTTCTGGTTGGTGAATAAGAACGGACCTATCTTGTTTTATCATGATAAGTCTATCACCAAAATCTAAATAGCTTTCAGCTCGGCCACTATACGTGACCCCGCAATGACAAAATAAGCAAATAAATTCTCCTCGAGAAAGGCTTTCATTAACCTGCTCGATAACATCAAGAAGTTCCATACAAAAATATAAAGCAGTACTTAGTTAAAAAGATTCTGTTAATTATTTGAATAAAAAGAGTTTAAACATAAGTATGCAACAAGCTCAAGCTGGCACACCTAAATAAATGTTGTGTTTGTCTCGCACAATTTTTATCTTTGCAGTTCCTTTGTCTTGATATAATCCTCGAACAGTAATAACTCTGTTTGCTGCAACGCAGAGTCGTTCGTTCTTCTCTCGTCCAGGTGCTACTATGCGCATCTTTACCACATCATTTTTGTGCAGTGGTTTGTCTACTGTTTTATCCTCATAAATCTTGAAAGGATTGTAGTCTTTATGTGGTGTGAGAATAAAGTCTTCTGTTTCAAAGGGCGTTAAAAGTTCATGAAATGCTTCAAAACTGACTTCAGATACTGGATTGCGACCTCCTTTATACAAAAGAAATTTT
This DNA window, taken from Candidatus Woesearchaeota archaeon, encodes the following:
- a CDS encoding endonuclease NucS is translated as MELLDVIEQVNESLSRGEFICLFCHCGVTYSGRAESYLDFGDRLIMIKQDRSVLIHQPEGGNPINYLRPPAQVSFNLEYGVEHEYILFRASCKEDEIDVEITKVYDLFSQRLEDGQKQDLSGNEAEMSDMIRDQPTLVRPDFQPLSREEHTKYGFIDVFGHLGDGTLAIVECKRYTAGLAAVTQLRRYVEKVKLDKGIDKVTGIMASPAITSNAFDMMKDWGFSYARVEPPKRNVRGKKRQKKIDHFF